From a region of the Stenotrophomonas sp. BIO128-Bstrain genome:
- the dgoD gene encoding galactonate dehydratase: MKITRLVTYHAAPRWLFLKIETDEGIVGWGEPVIEGRARTVDAAVHELSAYLIGKDPARINDLWQTMYRGGFYRGGAILMSAIAGIDQALWDIKGKALGVPVYQLLGGLVRDRMKTYRWVGGDRPADLVEQVHRYRALGFDTFKFNGTEEMQLLDSPRRVDAAIAKVAALRDAFGDSIDFGVDFHGRVGAPMARVLLKELEPYRPLFVEEPVLPEQAEYYPRLAAATSIPLAAGERMYSRFEFKQVLANGGLSLLQPDLSHAGGLTECLKIAAMAEAYDVALAPHCPLGPVALAACLQLDFVSHNAVLQEQSIGIHYNQGADLLDYVLNKDDFHCDHGSIAALPKPGLGVEIDEERLRHAHENPPDWRNPIWRHSDGSVAEW, translated from the coding sequence ATGAAGATCACCCGACTGGTTACCTATCACGCCGCACCGCGTTGGCTGTTCCTGAAGATCGAGACCGACGAGGGCATCGTCGGCTGGGGCGAACCGGTGATCGAAGGCCGCGCACGCACGGTGGACGCCGCCGTGCATGAGCTGTCGGCGTATCTGATCGGCAAGGACCCGGCCCGGATCAACGACCTGTGGCAGACGATGTACCGCGGCGGCTTCTACCGCGGCGGCGCGATCCTGATGAGCGCCATCGCCGGCATCGACCAGGCGCTGTGGGACATCAAGGGCAAGGCGCTCGGCGTGCCGGTCTACCAGTTGCTGGGGGGCCTGGTGCGCGATCGCATGAAGACCTACCGCTGGGTGGGCGGCGACCGGCCGGCCGATCTGGTCGAGCAGGTACATCGGTACCGCGCGCTCGGCTTTGATACGTTCAAGTTCAACGGCACTGAAGAGATGCAGCTGCTGGACAGCCCCCGCCGCGTGGATGCCGCCATCGCCAAGGTCGCCGCGCTGCGCGATGCATTCGGCGACAGCATCGATTTCGGCGTGGATTTCCATGGCCGGGTGGGCGCACCGATGGCCCGGGTCCTGCTCAAGGAACTGGAGCCATACCGGCCACTGTTCGTTGAAGAGCCGGTCCTTCCGGAGCAGGCCGAGTACTACCCGCGCCTGGCCGCGGCCACCTCGATTCCACTGGCGGCCGGTGAGCGCATGTACTCGCGCTTCGAATTCAAGCAGGTCCTCGCCAACGGCGGTCTGTCCTTGCTGCAACCGGATCTCTCGCATGCCGGTGGCCTCACCGAGTGTCTGAAGATCGCGGCGATGGCCGAAGCCTACGATGTCGCGCTCGCGCCGCACTGCCCGCTGGGCCCGGTCGCGCTCGCGGCCTGCCTGCAGTTGGATTTCGTCTCGCACAACGCGGTGCTGCAGGAACAGAGCATCGGCATCCACTACAACCAGGGCGCCGATCTGCTCGATTACGTGTTGAACAAGGACGACTTCCACTGCGACCATGGCAGCATCGCCGCCCTGCCCAAACCCGGGCTGGGTGTGGAAATCGATGAGGAGCGCCTGCGCCATGCCCATGAAAACCCGCCTGACTGGCGCAACCCGATCTGGCGCCACAGCGACGGCTCCGTTGCCGAATGGTGA
- a CDS encoding SMP-30/gluconolactonase/LRE family protein, translating into MSVELAPATLVVDSRCTHGEGVLWCEQRQSVLWIDIAERRLWEHHPARGTRRYWVLPDRPGCIGLFDDGTLLVALVSSLHRADLASATDDTLPLQWLADVEPYKPYTRSNDGRADRHGNFVFGTMNEHPERAADGRFYQYSTRHGLRELPLPGIVISNAISFSLDGRTMYWCDSVSPRIMACDYDPEQASTRNVREFTALADTAAEPDGSAVDAAGRVWNAQWRARQVSCYAPDGTLLQVQPVPVKHPTCVAFGGNDLRTLYVISSRLDHTPEELAASTHAGSLFAARQAQPGLPESRIRG; encoded by the coding sequence ATGAGCGTTGAGCTGGCCCCGGCCACGCTGGTGGTGGACAGCCGCTGCACCCATGGCGAAGGCGTGCTCTGGTGCGAACAGCGGCAGAGCGTGTTGTGGATCGACATCGCCGAGCGCCGGCTGTGGGAGCACCACCCCGCGCGCGGCACCCGCCGCTACTGGGTGCTGCCTGACCGCCCCGGCTGCATCGGCCTGTTCGACGACGGCACCTTGCTGGTGGCGTTGGTCAGCTCGCTGCACCGCGCAGATCTTGCCAGCGCCACCGACGACACCCTGCCCCTGCAGTGGCTTGCCGATGTGGAGCCCTACAAGCCCTATACCCGCAGCAATGATGGCCGCGCCGATCGTCACGGCAATTTCGTGTTCGGCACCATGAACGAGCACCCCGAGCGCGCTGCCGATGGCCGCTTCTACCAGTACTCCACCCGCCACGGCCTGCGCGAGCTGCCGCTGCCGGGCATCGTGATTTCCAACGCGATCAGCTTCAGCCTGGATGGCCGCACGATGTACTGGTGCGACTCGGTATCGCCGCGGATCATGGCCTGCGATTACGACCCCGAGCAGGCCAGCACCCGCAACGTGCGCGAATTCACCGCCCTGGCCGATACGGCGGCCGAACCGGATGGCTCGGCCGTCGATGCGGCCGGACGGGTCTGGAACGCGCAATGGCGCGCGCGCCAGGTCAGCTGCTATGCACCCGATGGCACCCTGCTGCAGGTCCAGCCGGTGCCGGTCAAACACCCCACCTGCGTGGCTTTCGGCGGCAATGACCTGCGTACCTTGTACGTGATCAGCTCGCGGCTGGACCACACGCCGGAGGAATTGGCCGCAAGCACGCACGCCGGCAGCCTGTTCGCCGCGCGCCAGGCGCAGCCTGGCCTGCCCGAGAGCCGGATCCGCGGATGA
- a CDS encoding glycine cleavage system protein R produces MTDTTPRPAPTENHLLINAYTTHPESPLLPVTRRIADSGCNLVDARLATVGRDVSVTALATGSWDSVAKLEAMLTRLEREEGLKLVWYRTGAKQAQSNLLPYIVEVIAADKPGILFQLADFFDRQGITIENLQSTRYRAMQTGAEMFSAQVTIGVPANMHIAALRDDFLEFCDHLNLDAIMDPMKF; encoded by the coding sequence TTGACCGACACCACGCCGCGGCCTGCGCCGACCGAAAACCACCTCCTGATCAACGCCTATACGACGCATCCGGAGTCCCCCCTGCTGCCTGTGACCCGGCGTATCGCCGACAGTGGCTGCAATCTGGTCGATGCCCGCCTGGCCACGGTCGGCCGCGACGTCTCCGTCACCGCCCTGGCCACCGGCTCGTGGGACTCGGTGGCCAAGCTGGAGGCGATGCTGACCCGGCTGGAGCGTGAGGAAGGCCTGAAGCTGGTCTGGTACCGCACCGGTGCCAAGCAGGCCCAGTCCAACCTGCTGCCCTACATCGTGGAAGTGATCGCCGCCGACAAGCCGGGGATCCTGTTCCAGCTGGCCGATTTCTTCGACCGCCAGGGCATCACCATCGAAAACCTGCAGAGCACGCGTTACCGCGCGATGCAGACCGGTGCGGAAATGTTCTCCGCGCAGGTCACGATCGGTGTGCCGGCCAACATGCACATCGCTGCGCTGCGCGATGATTTCCTCGAGTTCTGCGATCACCTCAACCTCGATGCGATCATGGACCCGATGAAGTTCTGA
- a CDS encoding peroxiredoxin yields the protein MNDGDTLDSTTLALPLALSGGETTTLGDLAGQWLVLYFYPKDSTPGCTTEGIDFNALLPQFTQAGARVFGVSRDSVKSHDNFCAKQGFAFPLISDGDEALCTAFDVIKLKNMYGKQVRGIERSTFLISPDSRIVQAWRKVKVAGHADTVLEALKAAKTQ from the coding sequence ATGAACGACGGCGACACCCTGGACAGCACCACCCTCGCACTGCCGCTGGCGTTGTCCGGCGGCGAGACCACCACCCTCGGCGATCTGGCCGGCCAGTGGCTGGTACTGTACTTCTACCCCAAGGACAGCACCCCGGGCTGCACCACCGAGGGCATCGATTTCAACGCACTGCTCCCGCAGTTCACCCAGGCCGGCGCCCGCGTGTTCGGCGTTTCCCGCGATTCGGTCAAATCCCACGACAACTTCTGCGCCAAGCAGGGCTTCGCCTTCCCGCTCATCAGCGATGGCGATGAAGCACTGTGCACCGCGTTCGACGTGATCAAGCTGAAGAACATGTACGGCAAGCAGGTGCGCGGCATCGAGCGCAGCACCTTCCTCATTTCGCCGGACAGTCGTATCGTGCAGGCGTGGCGCAAGGTCAAAGTGGCCGGCCACGCAGACACCGTCCTTGAAGCCCTGAAGGCCGCGAAAACCCAGTGA
- a CDS encoding 2-dehydro-3-deoxy-6-phosphogalactonate aldolase, with protein MTAPTFHLPLVAILRGITPEDTLAHVGALVDAGFDAIEVPLNSPRWEDSIAGAQRAFGAQAWIGGGTVLREQQVDALVEIGARFIVTPNTRPALIRHAVDRGLQVMAGFATASEAFDAIDAGAQMLKLFPAATYGPGHVRALRSVLPRELPLYVVGGVTPDSLASYLAAGAVGAGIGGDLYQPAQPLQRTREQAQAFLQAYRTTHG; from the coding sequence ATGACCGCACCGACCTTCCATCTGCCGCTTGTCGCGATCCTGCGCGGCATCACCCCCGAAGACACCCTCGCTCACGTCGGCGCACTGGTGGATGCCGGCTTCGATGCGATCGAAGTCCCGCTGAACTCGCCACGCTGGGAAGACAGCATCGCCGGCGCGCAGCGCGCGTTCGGTGCACAGGCCTGGATCGGGGGCGGCACCGTGCTGCGCGAACAGCAGGTGGACGCATTGGTGGAGATCGGAGCACGCTTCATCGTCACCCCCAACACGCGGCCGGCGCTGATCCGCCACGCGGTGGATCGGGGCCTGCAGGTGATGGCCGGGTTCGCCACCGCCAGCGAGGCATTCGATGCGATCGATGCCGGTGCGCAGATGCTCAAGCTGTTCCCGGCGGCCACCTATGGCCCGGGCCACGTGCGCGCCCTGCGCTCGGTATTGCCGCGCGAGCTGCCGTTGTACGTGGTCGGCGGCGTGACCCCGGACTCCCTCGCCAGCTACCTCGCCGCCGGTGCGGTCGGTGCCGGGATCGGGGGCGATCTCTATCAACCCGCCCAGCCGCTGCAGCGTACCCGCGAGCAGGCCCAGGCGTTCCTCCAGGCCTACCGGACTACGCACGGATGA
- a CDS encoding 2-dehydro-3-deoxygalactonokinase, with the protein MIAVDWGSSSLRGYRLDQHGATLEQRASARGILHCDGNYADVLAGLVDGWPDSTILLSGMIGSRNGWIEQAYLPCPAGLADLAAALQLHHDARLPGRDLWFVPGVAVQGAGGTPDVMRGEETQLFGLDTRAGHAHVCLPGTHSKWATLHDGAITGFATAMTGEVFALLRQHSLLGRLMDDGDGFDAIAFAQGVQRSGDAGGLLHHLFGVRALGLFERLAPSAAPSYLSGLLLGHEIRDLAAPGAEVHLVGSTTLTTRYAHALKVLDRTPVDAPESLAARGLYRLARQRALLG; encoded by the coding sequence ATGATCGCCGTTGACTGGGGCAGCAGCAGCCTGCGCGGCTACCGGCTGGACCAGCACGGCGCCACCCTTGAGCAGCGCGCCAGTGCGCGCGGAATACTGCACTGCGATGGCAACTACGCCGACGTGCTGGCCGGGCTGGTCGATGGCTGGCCGGACAGCACGATCCTGCTCAGCGGGATGATCGGCAGCCGCAATGGCTGGATCGAGCAGGCCTACCTGCCCTGCCCGGCCGGGCTGGCCGATCTCGCCGCAGCGCTGCAGTTGCACCACGATGCACGGCTGCCTGGCCGTGATCTCTGGTTCGTGCCTGGCGTGGCCGTCCAGGGCGCGGGCGGGACGCCGGATGTGATGCGCGGCGAAGAAACCCAATTGTTCGGCCTGGACACCCGCGCAGGCCACGCCCATGTCTGCCTGCCTGGTACGCACAGCAAGTGGGCAACGCTGCACGATGGGGCGATCACCGGTTTTGCGACCGCCATGACCGGCGAGGTGTTCGCGCTGCTGCGCCAGCACAGCCTGCTCGGCCGCCTGATGGACGACGGCGATGGTTTCGATGCCATCGCCTTCGCCCAAGGCGTGCAGCGCAGCGGCGATGCCGGTGGCCTGCTGCACCACCTGTTCGGCGTGCGTGCGTTGGGCCTGTTCGAGCGACTCGCGCCTTCGGCCGCCCCCTCCTATCTCTCCGGCCTGTTGCTCGGTCATGAAATCCGCGACCTGGCCGCGCCCGGGGCCGAGGTGCACCTGGTGGGCAGTACCACGCTGACCACGCGCTATGCCCACGCGCTGAAGGTGCTCGACAGGACCCCCGTCGATGCGCCTGAAAGCCTTGCGGCGCGGGGCCTGTACCGTCTTGCGCGGCAGCGCGCCCTGCTCGGCTGA
- a CDS encoding TonB-dependent receptor, which translates to MLVAGQAMAQQSDIQDTTAATQLDTVQVTGTRSSVTRAQQIKQNAEQIVDSIVAEDIGKLPDNNVAEALQRISGIQITRNYGEGSTIAIRGLTQVRTELNGRDIFTANDGRGLSFEDVSAELLGGVNVYKNPSAEMIEGGLGGTVDLRTRLPFDYEGRKIAGSLQYNHYDLADDSKPAFSGMFSDRWQTGIGEVGLLVNYSQQTSPFRQDTISLEPWYSQTDLPGFEGTEVFVPHGAGVNTTVGERKRRTGAVALQWRPRDDIEVQAQVLRSDYDFRWQDYSFFAYSGGDAMQGARDIVVNDRNELVSGVFQNTPADSNTSLTQRKSITTDYSLGAKWTVSPSLTLSTDVQYVDATTKGTRYIVGTGMNATPFYTIDLSGDLPYLAVTDAVGNQGYLTDPANYVGWKFHLDNKDDNKGTEFAWRSDMDLAFEDGFARSFKAGVRYTDRKAENQGNVWRFMWLGAPFADFPNVGLVPNPITDFFRGKSYTFGPTLSASDAAVENYEQTLAAFGADPLEFSPNNINNQREKTYAAYGVLRFGADDWGVPFDGNIGVRVVRTEVTSDGVRTGTDSEGGGLLPVNVEQSYTDVLPSLNLRWMFTDQLQLRFAASKGISRPGFDKLNPNLSLSAADAGGGVTRRTGSAGNPNLKPMEATQFDTSLEWYFGQGSMMYGTAFYKKVDGFIANAVFNEVYAGENWEITRPVNGDDGKIKGVEVGYTQFFDFLPGWMSHFGLQTNYTYVDSKAPSPNATDTNGSQLVVPLEGLSKNSYNVILSYEVPRFQARVAYNWRSDWLITTAGNGTGNLPVYNKGFGQLDASLRFNINEVWSVSLDGMNLLDTRNESYLGYTTRYRDFVINDRRYGITLRASL; encoded by the coding sequence ATGCTGGTTGCCGGCCAGGCCATGGCGCAACAGAGTGATATCCAGGACACCACCGCGGCGACCCAGCTGGACACCGTCCAGGTGACCGGCACCCGCAGCAGCGTGACCCGTGCCCAGCAGATCAAACAGAATGCCGAGCAGATCGTGGATTCGATCGTGGCCGAGGACATCGGCAAGCTGCCCGACAACAATGTCGCCGAGGCACTGCAGCGCATCTCCGGTATCCAGATCACCCGCAACTACGGCGAGGGCAGCACGATCGCCATCCGTGGCCTGACCCAGGTGCGCACCGAGCTCAACGGGCGTGACATCTTCACCGCCAATGACGGTCGCGGCCTGAGCTTCGAGGATGTGTCGGCCGAGCTGCTCGGTGGCGTCAATGTCTACAAGAATCCGTCGGCGGAAATGATCGAAGGTGGCCTCGGTGGCACCGTCGACCTGCGTACGCGGCTGCCCTTCGATTACGAGGGCCGCAAAATCGCCGGCAGCCTGCAGTACAACCATTACGATCTGGCCGATGACAGCAAGCCCGCGTTCTCGGGCATGTTCAGCGACCGCTGGCAGACCGGCATCGGCGAAGTCGGCCTGCTGGTGAACTACTCGCAGCAGACCAGCCCGTTCCGCCAGGACACGATCTCGCTGGAGCCCTGGTATTCGCAGACGGACCTGCCCGGCTTCGAAGGGACCGAGGTATTCGTCCCGCATGGAGCCGGCGTCAACACCACCGTGGGTGAGCGCAAGCGCCGCACCGGCGCGGTGGCGCTGCAATGGCGTCCGCGCGATGACATCGAGGTGCAGGCGCAGGTGCTGCGCTCGGACTACGATTTCCGCTGGCAGGACTATTCCTTCTTCGCCTACAGCGGCGGCGATGCCATGCAGGGCGCGCGCGATATCGTGGTCAACGACCGCAACGAACTGGTCAGTGGCGTATTCCAGAATACCCCGGCCGATTCCAACACCAGCCTGACCCAGCGCAAGTCGATCACCACCGACTACTCGCTCGGCGCGAAGTGGACGGTGAGCCCGAGCCTGACCCTGAGCACCGATGTCCAGTACGTCGATGCCACCACCAAGGGGACGCGCTACATCGTGGGCACCGGCATGAACGCCACGCCGTTCTACACGATCGACCTCAGTGGCGACCTGCCGTACCTGGCGGTGACCGATGCAGTGGGCAACCAGGGATACCTCACCGATCCGGCCAACTACGTCGGCTGGAAGTTCCACCTGGACAACAAGGACGACAACAAGGGCACCGAGTTCGCGTGGCGCTCGGACATGGACCTGGCGTTCGAGGACGGCTTCGCCCGCAGCTTCAAGGCCGGCGTGCGCTACACCGACCGCAAGGCCGAGAACCAGGGCAATGTCTGGCGCTTCATGTGGCTGGGCGCGCCGTTCGCCGATTTCCCGAACGTGGGCCTGGTGCCGAACCCGATCACCGACTTCTTCCGCGGCAAAAGCTACACCTTCGGGCCGACCCTGAGTGCCTCCGATGCCGCGGTGGAGAATTACGAGCAGACCCTGGCCGCGTTCGGTGCCGATCCGCTGGAATTCTCACCGAACAACATCAACAACCAGCGCGAAAAGACCTACGCCGCGTACGGCGTCCTTCGCTTCGGTGCGGATGACTGGGGCGTCCCGTTCGATGGCAACATCGGGGTGCGCGTGGTGCGGACCGAGGTGACCTCCGACGGCGTGCGTACCGGGACCGACAGCGAAGGCGGTGGCCTGCTGCCGGTCAATGTCGAGCAGTCCTACACCGATGTGCTGCCCAGCCTCAACCTGCGCTGGATGTTCACCGACCAGCTGCAGCTGCGCTTTGCCGCCTCCAAGGGCATTTCGCGCCCGGGCTTCGACAAGCTCAACCCGAACCTGAGCCTGAGCGCGGCCGATGCCGGGGGGGGCGTGACCCGGCGCACCGGTTCGGCCGGCAATCCCAACCTCAAGCCGATGGAGGCCACCCAGTTCGATACGTCGCTGGAGTGGTACTTCGGCCAAGGCTCGATGATGTACGGCACCGCCTTCTACAAGAAGGTCGATGGGTTCATCGCCAACGCGGTGTTCAACGAGGTCTACGCCGGCGAGAACTGGGAGATCACCCGCCCGGTGAATGGCGATGACGGCAAGATCAAGGGCGTGGAGGTGGGCTACACCCAGTTCTTCGACTTCCTGCCGGGCTGGATGAGCCATTTCGGCCTGCAGACCAACTACACCTATGTCGACTCCAAGGCGCCCAGCCCGAATGCCACCGATACCAATGGCAGCCAGTTGGTGGTGCCGCTGGAGGGGCTCTCCAAGAACAGCTACAACGTCATCCTCAGCTATGAAGTCCCGCGTTTCCAGGCGCGCGTGGCCTACAACTGGCGCAGCGACTGGCTGATCACCACGGCCGGCAACGGCACCGGCAACCTGCCTGTCTACAACAAGGGCTTTGGCCAGCTGGACGCCTCGCTGCGGTTCAACATCAACGAGGTGTGGTCGGTGTCGCTGGACGGCATGAACCTGCTCGATACCCGCAACGAAAGCTACCTGGGCTACACCACGCGCTACCGCGACTTCGTGATCAACGATCGTCGCTACGGCATCACCCTGCGCGCCAGCCTGTAA
- the dapA gene encoding 4-hydroxy-tetrahydrodipicolinate synthase: protein MSLSGLITALATPFQANGALDPDGWQRLLHLQLEGGVHGVVVAGSTGEAAALSDDEYDQLLRSAVKTVAGRIPVLAGTGLSGTAKTIEQTRRAAANGATHALVVTPPYVRPTQEGLIAHYRAVADQGGLPVILYNVPGRTGCDMLPATVAELASHPNIVGIKEAVGDIGRVHALLALRSPDFAILSGDDGTAARSILSGVDGLISVGSNALPGAYRRMCDLAAAGEREATESWDARLEPFHEFCGVESNPIPVKDLLRRIGIGDGLRLPLLPLSAAHHAAAEHLATDIGALEALSNH, encoded by the coding sequence TTGTCCCTTTCCGGTCTCATCACCGCGCTGGCGACGCCCTTCCAGGCGAACGGCGCATTGGATCCCGACGGTTGGCAGCGCTTGCTGCATCTGCAACTGGAGGGTGGTGTTCACGGGGTGGTGGTGGCCGGTTCGACCGGTGAAGCCGCGGCCCTGTCCGACGACGAATACGACCAGTTGCTGCGCAGTGCGGTCAAAACCGTCGCCGGGCGCATCCCGGTACTGGCCGGCACCGGCCTGTCCGGGACGGCCAAAACGATCGAGCAGACCCGCCGGGCGGCCGCCAATGGCGCCACGCACGCGCTGGTGGTGACCCCGCCGTACGTGCGCCCCACCCAGGAAGGCCTGATCGCGCATTACCGCGCGGTGGCCGACCAGGGCGGCCTGCCGGTCATCCTGTACAACGTGCCCGGCCGCACCGGCTGCGACATGCTGCCCGCGACCGTGGCCGAGCTGGCCAGCCACCCGAACATCGTCGGCATCAAGGAAGCGGTGGGCGATATCGGCCGCGTGCATGCCCTGCTGGCCCTGCGTTCGCCGGATTTCGCCATCCTCAGTGGTGACGACGGCACGGCCGCGCGCTCGATCCTGTCCGGCGTGGACGGCCTGATCTCGGTCGGTTCCAACGCCTTGCCGGGTGCCTACCGGCGGATGTGCGACCTGGCAGCGGCCGGTGAGCGCGAGGCGACCGAGTCGTGGGATGCCCGTCTGGAGCCCTTCCATGAATTCTGCGGCGTGGAGTCCAACCCGATCCCGGTGAAGGACCTGCTGCGCCGGATCGGCATTGGTGACGGCCTGCGCCTGCCGCTGCTGCCCCTGTCCGCGGCCCACCACGCCGCTGCCGAACACCTGGCCACCGATATCGGTGCGCTGGAAGCACTATCCAACCACTGA
- a CDS encoding SDR family oxidoreductase: MSKRLQDKIALVTGAASGIGAATAALFAEHGARVIGLDLNPPHAVDARIDHRLADITDAAAVRALVEAIRAEHGRVDVLVNNAGADVFADPLQLEDAQWERCLDLNLKGAWNVCRAVLPAMLAQQAGSIVNIASVHGHRIIPHAFPYPVAKHGLIGLSKALGIEYAAQGIRVNSISPGLILVPRIEAWFANSADPAATRHAQEQLLPCKRIGEPGEVAHTALFLASDEARFINATDILIDGGRSQLYHE, from the coding sequence ATGAGTAAACGACTGCAGGACAAGATCGCGCTGGTGACCGGCGCGGCCAGCGGCATCGGTGCGGCCACCGCCGCGCTGTTCGCCGAGCACGGCGCCCGGGTGATCGGACTGGATCTCAATCCACCGCATGCCGTGGATGCCCGGATCGACCATCGCCTGGCCGACATCACCGATGCCGCCGCCGTGCGTGCCCTGGTAGAGGCCATCCGCGCCGAGCATGGCCGCGTGGACGTGCTGGTCAACAATGCCGGGGCCGATGTCTTCGCCGACCCACTGCAGCTGGAAGACGCACAGTGGGAACGCTGCCTGGACCTCAACCTCAAAGGCGCCTGGAACGTGTGCCGCGCAGTGCTGCCGGCGATGCTGGCGCAGCAGGCCGGTTCCATCGTCAACATCGCCTCGGTGCATGGCCACCGCATCATCCCGCACGCCTTCCCCTACCCGGTCGCCAAGCATGGGCTGATCGGGCTGAGCAAAGCGCTGGGCATCGAGTATGCGGCGCAGGGCATCCGGGTGAACTCGATTTCGCCGGGGCTGATCCTGGTGCCGCGGATCGAAGCCTGGTTCGCCAACAGCGCCGACCCGGCGGCCACGCGCCACGCACAGGAGCAGCTGCTGCCCTGCAAGCGCATCGGCGAGCCCGGCGAGGTGGCGCATACCGCGCTGTTCCTGGCCAGTGACGAAGCCCGCTTCATCAATGCCACCGACATCCTGATCGACGGTGGCCGTTCCCAGCTTTACCACGAGTAA
- the fdxA gene encoding ferredoxin FdxA, with protein sequence MPFVVTENCIKCKHTDCVEVCPVDCFHEGPNFLVIDPDECIDCTLCEPECPVNAIFPEDDVPAGQEVFVALNAELAQAWPVLTVRKDPPADAGEWDGKPDKLKLLER encoded by the coding sequence ATGCCTTTCGTCGTCACTGAAAACTGCATCAAGTGCAAACACACCGATTGCGTGGAAGTGTGCCCCGTGGATTGCTTCCACGAAGGCCCCAACTTCCTGGTGATCGACCCGGATGAGTGCATCGACTGCACCCTGTGCGAACCGGAGTGCCCGGTCAACGCGATCTTCCCTGAAGACGACGTGCCCGCCGGGCAGGAAGTGTTCGTCGCCCTGAACGCCGAACTGGCCCAGGCCTGGCCGGTGCTGACCGTGCGCAAGGACCCGCCTGCCGACGCCGGCGAATGGGACGGCAAGCCGGACAAGCTGAAGCTGCTGGAACGCTGA
- a CDS encoding LysR substrate-binding domain-containing protein has protein sequence MTTAPGPWTNASRLKTRHLMLLLHLHEHGSVLRAAEAAAMTQPAASKLLAEMEDMLGVKLFERHARGVEPTWYGHVLIRRARSAMSEIGRATEEIAALRSGHRGQVSIGTVVNPGTNLVPQAIAEVKREFPDILIRVEMDYSRPLVARLLDGQLDLVIGRILGPEGAADLAFEALADEPHSVIARAGHPLANRDDLHHADLARHGWILPPADSVLRARLDALFLEQGLPIPQNIIETSSLPVMTSLLRGSDLLAALPVESVAPYIQAKLLTVLPIDVGVRMESFGIIYRRGHVLPPAAERMLLALRTTARWLYPGLRGSG, from the coding sequence ATGACGACCGCGCCTGGCCCCTGGACAAATGCCTCCCGGCTCAAGACCCGGCATTTGATGTTGTTGCTGCACCTGCATGAACATGGTTCGGTCCTGCGCGCGGCCGAGGCCGCCGCCATGACCCAGCCGGCCGCGTCCAAGCTGCTGGCGGAGATGGAAGACATGCTCGGGGTGAAACTGTTCGAGCGCCATGCCCGCGGCGTGGAGCCGACCTGGTACGGCCACGTGCTGATCCGGCGCGCACGCTCGGCAATGTCCGAGATCGGGCGGGCCACGGAGGAGATCGCCGCGCTGCGCAGCGGGCATCGGGGCCAGGTGTCGATCGGCACCGTCGTCAACCCGGGCACCAACCTGGTGCCACAGGCGATCGCCGAGGTGAAGCGCGAGTTCCCGGACATCCTGATCCGGGTCGAGATGGACTACAGCCGGCCCCTGGTGGCCCGTCTGCTGGACGGCCAGCTGGACCTGGTGATCGGCCGGATCCTCGGGCCGGAGGGTGCGGCGGACCTGGCCTTCGAAGCGCTGGCCGATGAACCGCATTCGGTGATCGCCCGTGCCGGCCATCCGCTGGCCAACCGCGATGATCTGCACCATGCCGATCTGGCCCGGCATGGCTGGATCCTGCCCCCGGCCGACAGCGTGCTGCGCGCGCGGCTGGACGCGCTGTTCCTGGAACAGGGCCTGCCGATCCCGCAGAACATCATCGAGACCAGTTCATTGCCGGTGATGACCAGCCTGCTGCGCGGCAGCGATCTGCTCGCCGCGCTGCCGGTGGAATCGGTGGCGCCCTACATCCAGGCCAAGCTGCTGACCGTGCTGCCGATCGATGTGGGCGTCCGCATGGAATCGTTCGGGATCATCTACCGGCGCGGCCACGTGCTGCCGCCCGCCGCCGAACGCATGCTGTTGGCCCTGCGTACCACCGCGCGCTGGCTGTATCCGGGGCTCCGCGGGAGCGGCTGA